In Mangifera indica cultivar Alphonso chromosome 1, CATAS_Mindica_2.1, whole genome shotgun sequence, a single genomic region encodes these proteins:
- the LOC123220753 gene encoding histone H2A-like has product MESGGKLKKGAGGRKGGGPKKKPISRSVKAGLQFPVGRIGRYLKHGRYAQRVGAGAPVYLAAVLEYLAAEVLELAGNAARDNKKNRIIPRHVLLAVRNDEELGKLLSGVTIAYGGVLPNINPVLLPKKSEKPTTKEAKSPSKATKSPKKA; this is encoded by the exons ATGGAGTCAGGAGGAAAACTAAAGAAAGGAGCTGGAGGAAGGAAAGGAGGCGGTCCAAAGAAGAAGCCCATCTCCCGGTCCGTAAAAGCCGGTTTACAGTTTCCGGTCGGCAGGATCGGCCGCTACCTGAAGCATGGACGCTACGCTCAACGCGTTGGAGCTGGCGCTCCGGTCTACCTTGCCGCTGTACTCGAGTACCTCGCTGCTGAG GTCCTTGAGTTAGCTGGTAATGCAGCAAGAGATAACAAGAAGAACAGGATCATACCAAGGCATGTACTTTTGGCTGTAAGGAATGATGAGGAGCTTGGAAAGCTTCTATCCGGTGTGACAATTGCTTATGGTGGTGTCTTGCCAAACATCAACCCGGTTCTTCTGCCGAAGAAATCTGAGAAACCAACAACCAAGGAGGCAAAATCTCCATCCAAGGCTACCAAGTCCCCAAAGAAAGCATAA